A window of the Arcobacter sp. F155 genome harbors these coding sequences:
- a CDS encoding 3'-5' exonuclease — protein MKSNKNFYSSLVDKLKKAPILFDDFLDILSRHKEKFFDNPELEFELLLSNGFPIDIEDDKVFLKTTKTKISEQTFCIVDIETNGGHVNKGHQIIEIGAVKYKDGEILDSFESLVYAKDIPEYIQGVTNITPSMLEDAPLLKKVLEEFKIFLEDDVFVAHDIKFDYNFISNSLEKCNLGKLHNRKLCTIDLARRTIKAEKYGLKSLKEVLQIDIDNHHRAYSDALSTTYILKEAIKHLDDSVVTVEDLITYSKTAKPVMPRMKVNHGRKEEKQKVEK, from the coding sequence ATGAAATCCAATAAAAATTTCTATTCTAGTCTTGTAGATAAACTAAAAAAAGCTCCTATTTTATTTGATGATTTTTTAGATATTCTTTCAAGGCATAAAGAGAAGTTTTTTGATAATCCAGAGTTAGAGTTTGAATTACTACTTTCAAATGGATTTCCCATTGATATTGAAGATGATAAAGTCTTTTTAAAAACAACTAAAACAAAAATAAGCGAACAAACTTTTTGTATAGTTGATATTGAGACAAATGGTGGTCATGTAAATAAAGGCCATCAAATAATAGAAATTGGGGCAGTAAAATATAAAGACGGAGAGATTTTAGACTCTTTTGAGTCTTTAGTTTATGCTAAAGATATTCCTGAATATATTCAAGGAGTAACGAATATAACTCCTTCTATGCTAGAAGATGCTCCTTTACTTAAAAAAGTACTAGAAGAGTTTAAAATATTTTTAGAAGATGATGTTTTTGTAGCCCATGATATAAAATTTGATTATAACTTTATTTCAAACTCTTTAGAAAAATGTAACTTAGGTAAGCTTCATAATAGAAAGCTTTGTACTATTGATTTAGCTAGAAGAACAATAAAAGCTGAAAAATATGGTCTAAAGTCATTAAAAGAAGTACTTCAAATAGATATAGATAATCATCATAGAGCTTATAGTGATGCACTAAGTACAACATATATTTTAAAAGAAGCTATAAAGCATTTAGATGACAGTGTTGTAACAGTAGAGGATTTAATTACATACTCTAAAACTGCAAAACCTGTTATGCCTAGAATGAAAGTAAATCATGGAAGAAAAGAAGAAAAACAAAAGGTGGAAAAATAA
- a CDS encoding HD domain-containing protein yields MFTQDKYQKAMNFAAKAHGEQKTPTEVPYITHLASVAMEVMHACAKSELKLEQTDLAITVALLHDTIEDTDVTYDDIYKEFGAEVAEAVDALTKDETIESKKEQMAASINNLLTQPYEVQMVKLADRIVNMQEPPASWDNLKILNYHKEAKFILSCLKNCNIHLSKRLEDKINQYIIYINR; encoded by the coding sequence ATGTTTACACAAGATAAATACCAAAAAGCAATGAACTTTGCAGCAAAAGCCCATGGTGAACAAAAAACACCAACGGAAGTTCCTTATATCACTCATTTAGCTTCAGTTGCTATGGAAGTAATGCATGCTTGTGCAAAGAGTGAATTAAAACTTGAGCAAACAGATTTAGCGATTACTGTTGCATTGTTACATGATACTATTGAAGATACGGATGTTACTTATGATGATATTTACAAAGAGTTTGGAGCTGAAGTAGCTGAAGCTGTAGATGCTTTAACAAAAGATGAGACAATTGAGTCTAAAAAAGAACAAATGGCAGCTAGTATTAATAACCTGCTAACACAGCCATATGAAGTTCAGATGGTAAAACTTGCAGATAGAATTGTAAATATGCAAGAACCACCAGCATCTTGGGATAATCTAAAAATATTAAATTATCACAAAGAAGCAAAATTTATATTATCATGTTTAAAAAACTGTAATATTCATCTTTCAAAAAGATTAGAAGACAAAATCAATCAATATATTATTTATATAAATAGATAA
- a CDS encoding 2-oxoacid:acceptor oxidoreductase family protein: MAKTLMRFTGVGGQGVLLAGAIFAAAKIKAGGYGLKTATYTSQVRGGPTVVDITLEDEEILYPYANDGEIDFMLSVAQISYDQFKSGVKPGGTIVVEPNLVKPTQKDREKWNIYEIPIITIAKEEVGNVITQSVLALSIANHMTGYTVDNDTLRQTMLSKVPAKVHDINNKAFDLGLEYAKKVK, from the coding sequence ATGGCTAAAACATTAATGAGATTTACTGGTGTTGGTGGACAAGGTGTACTTCTTGCAGGTGCTATTTTTGCAGCTGCTAAAATCAAAGCTGGTGGATATGGTTTAAAAACTGCAACTTATACTTCTCAAGTAAGAGGTGGTCCTACAGTTGTTGATATTACTTTAGAAGATGAAGAGATTTTATATCCATATGCAAATGATGGTGAAATTGATTTTATGTTATCAGTTGCACAAATTTCATATGATCAGTTTAAAAGTGGTGTAAAACCTGGTGGAACTATTGTTGTTGAACCAAACTTAGTTAAACCAACACAAAAAGATAGAGAGAAGTGGAATATCTATGAAATTCCAATTATTACTATCGCAAAAGAAGAAGTAGGAAATGTAATTACTCAATCTGTACTTGCTTTATCTATTGCAAATCATATGACTGGTTATACAGTTGATAATGATACACTAAGACAAACAATGCTTTCTAAAGTTCCTGCAAAAGTTCATGATATAAATAATAAAGCTTTTGATTTAGGTTTAGAGTACGCAAAAAAAGTAAAATAG